From a single Bacillus sp. NEB1478 genomic region:
- a CDS encoding IS1096 element passenger TnpR family protein, with the protein MIEDGPRYPHCLEGSRSRPPEDVGGPGGYSYFLSIIGNPKDEEYEHMMQWAEEDTDGRQFDPEHFDLKEMNRRLKKIKC; encoded by the coding sequence CTGATTGAAGATGGGCCTAGATATCCTCATTGTCTTGAAGGCAGCCGCAGCCGTCCTCCTGAGGATGTTGGAGGTCCTGGAGGATATTCTTATTTCCTTTCTATCATTGGAAATCCTAAGGACGAAGAATATGAACACATGATGCAATGGGCGGAGGAAGATACAGATGGCCGTCAGTTTGATCCGGAACATTTCGATTTAAAGGAAATGAATCGCCGCCTGAAAAAAATCAAATGTTAA
- a CDS encoding acyltransferase family protein, whose protein sequence is MENHDIFLKRQYDMDWIRVLATVGVFLYHCSMFVNPFPWHVKNNEIDSSSILVFSLFVGAWIMPIFFAVSGVSVSYAFEKRSVSLYLKERLKRLGVPLLFGVLFLTPPQIYMERVANNQFNGSYFEFFPHFFDGIYLDFGGTGNFAFFGLHLWYLLVLVVFSFLTIPLFKGITKKGEFRLIHYCLLPIFLFASGLIKTQGLGGWDLMFYLLVFIYGYYFFSSEAFKQTFKSTFRFNLVLAFISSVIYINWFMKAYPQQGSEQEILFFAVRTINCWSLLLCIFFLADKYLSFSNDFHKYASEASMPFYILHQPIILCLGFMIRNLAWPISLKLLFLIPISFLIIMLCYHFVIQKFSILRFLFGMKGKRVRVEKEVVQPAL, encoded by the coding sequence ATGGAGAATCACGATATCTTTTTAAAGAGACAGTATGATATGGATTGGATTCGTGTTTTGGCTACAGTTGGTGTCTTTCTTTACCATTGCTCAATGTTTGTGAATCCTTTTCCTTGGCACGTAAAAAATAATGAAATTGATTCTAGCAGTATTCTAGTTTTCTCACTTTTTGTTGGGGCTTGGATCATGCCGATTTTCTTTGCGGTTTCTGGTGTAAGTGTTTCTTATGCTTTCGAAAAAAGGAGTGTGTCATTGTATCTTAAAGAACGGCTAAAAAGGTTAGGGGTACCCCTTTTGTTTGGTGTATTATTTTTGACTCCTCCACAGATTTATATGGAACGAGTGGCTAACAACCAATTTAACGGTTCGTATTTTGAGTTTTTTCCTCATTTCTTTGATGGGATCTATTTAGACTTTGGAGGGACAGGGAATTTTGCATTCTTTGGTCTGCATCTGTGGTATTTACTTGTTCTCGTCGTATTTTCTTTTTTGACCATTCCATTGTTTAAAGGAATCACTAAAAAGGGTGAATTTAGACTCATTCATTATTGTCTGTTGCCTATATTTCTTTTTGCTTCCGGATTGATTAAGACACAAGGATTAGGTGGCTGGGACCTAATGTTTTATTTGCTCGTTTTTATTTATGGCTATTATTTCTTTTCAAGTGAAGCTTTTAAACAAACGTTTAAATCTACCTTCAGATTTAACCTTGTTTTGGCTTTTATTTCTTCTGTCATTTACATCAATTGGTTTATGAAGGCATACCCTCAACAGGGGTCAGAACAAGAAATACTCTTTTTTGCTGTGCGCACTATAAATTGCTGGAGTTTATTATTATGTATCTTCTTCCTGGCAGATAAATATTTGTCATTTTCAAATGACTTTCATAAGTACGCGAGTGAAGCTTCAATGCCATTTTATATACTTCATCAGCCGATTATTTTGTGCTTAGGGTTTATGATTCGGAATTTGGCATGGCCCATTTCATTAAAGCTGCTTTTCCTAATACCCATTTCGTTTCTAATTATCATGCTCTGCTATCATTTTGTCATTCAAAAGTTTAGTATATTAAGATTTTTATTTGGAATGAAAGGAAAAAGGGTACGCGTGGAAAAAGAAGTAGTACAGCCAGCTTTGTAA
- a CDS encoding dimethylamine monooxygenase subunit DmmA family protein, producing MTHDGVFIGNKRKYLFCADQQGMKLLSDVMEQASEKEIFRFEDERDWTEFTSFLEKQKIGTYLYVSLPPNDLSQARKLSEDAGFSEGDAQFIGYGEKVVRVFCCRCHGINKKVDKQLEIFCQHCGLELSISDHYSKTHDAYLGYVAKL from the coding sequence ATGACACATGATGGCGTTTTTATAGGAAACAAAAGAAAGTATTTGTTTTGTGCTGATCAACAGGGGATGAAGCTGCTGAGTGATGTAATGGAGCAGGCGAGTGAAAAAGAGATCTTTCGATTTGAAGATGAGCGGGACTGGACGGAGTTTACTAGCTTTTTAGAAAAGCAAAAAATAGGTACTTACCTGTATGTTTCCCTTCCGCCTAACGATCTTTCTCAGGCAAGAAAGCTTAGTGAGGATGCAGGTTTTTCTGAAGGGGACGCGCAGTTTATTGGATACGGTGAAAAAGTAGTTCGAGTTTTTTGCTGCCGTTGTCATGGAATAAACAAAAAGGTTGATAAGCAACTGGAAATCTTTTGTCAACATTGCGGTTTGGAGCTTTCGATTTCGGATCACTATTCTAAAACGCACGATGCTTATTTGGGATATGTGGCGAAACTGTAG
- a CDS encoding MFS transporter encodes MKYRILIVYLVAIAAFLGPFSQTIYVPIIPEVTKELHTTPFLVNVSISIYTVFLALMQMVYGPLTDSIGRRKVMLTGLLIYLAATIGCYFSESIEFLLIFRSLQAVGIAAGSVVAVTVIGDLFEGKNRIQPMGTFQMMVSLGPVVGPVAGGFLSGSFDFHMVFVALLCVGIIVFAGNYFYLKETKPESHQKQNFRFVDFIKILQNRIGFSVIGLGFIQYYGLYNFLVFLPGIMSERYSLSVEQKGLVFLPLSLGIVAGSIIGGKLRRFDERKVVVYTTFMNTASLLLFILVSHISLPLLIISISLFGLFLGTSLPVQTALLTQQFQENRATAIGAYNFFRYMGMAVGPILGSMLFHLGSYGLLYGFIDVAFLLFAIVMTKTLLNKKRSFQD; translated from the coding sequence TTGAAATACCGTATTCTTATTGTTTATTTAGTAGCGATTGCTGCATTTCTTGGTCCTTTTTCACAAACGATCTATGTTCCTATTATTCCAGAAGTAACAAAGGAACTTCATACGACGCCATTCTTAGTCAATGTATCGATCTCGATCTATACGGTTTTCTTAGCGTTGATGCAGATGGTCTACGGTCCACTTACAGACTCAATTGGCCGGCGGAAAGTGATGCTGACCGGACTGCTTATTTATTTGGCAGCAACGATTGGCTGTTATTTTTCAGAGTCCATAGAATTTCTGCTCATCTTCCGTTCGTTGCAAGCGGTAGGAATTGCTGCAGGTTCAGTTGTAGCAGTAACTGTTATCGGCGATTTATTTGAAGGCAAGAATCGCATCCAGCCGATGGGGACTTTTCAGATGATGGTTTCTCTTGGTCCTGTTGTAGGTCCTGTTGCTGGCGGATTTTTGAGTGGTTCGTTTGATTTTCATATGGTTTTCGTTGCTTTATTGTGTGTAGGAATTATCGTGTTTGCGGGGAATTACTTTTATTTAAAAGAAACGAAACCAGAGTCCCATCAAAAGCAAAATTTTAGATTCGTAGATTTTATTAAGATTTTACAAAACCGAATAGGTTTTTCGGTTATTGGTCTTGGGTTCATCCAATATTATGGGTTGTATAACTTTTTAGTATTCCTGCCAGGAATCATGAGTGAACGCTATTCTTTATCTGTGGAGCAAAAGGGTCTTGTTTTCCTTCCATTATCGCTTGGTATAGTGGCGGGCAGCATTATCGGTGGAAAGCTTCGAAGATTTGATGAAAGAAAGGTGGTCGTATACACAACTTTTATGAATACAGCTTCTTTATTGTTGTTTATTTTGGTGTCGCATATTTCACTGCCCTTGCTTATCATTTCTATTAGTCTCTTTGGTCTGTTTTTAGGAACATCACTTCCGGTACAGACGGCTTTGCTTACTCAGCAGTTTCAGGAAAATCGTGCGACTGCGATTGGGGCATATAATTTCTTTCGTTACATGGGAATGGCAGTTGGCCCGATATTAGGAAGCATGCTGTTTCATTTAGGCAGTTACGGGCTTTTATATGGATTCATTGATGTGGCATTTTTATTGTTTGCAATCGTTATGACTAAGACTTTATTAAACAAGAAAAGATCATTCCAGGATTAA
- a CDS encoding PDR/VanB family oxidoreductase, whose product MYKEKTIRVFVKSIDKETENVKRFALAALDGNLLPKFSGGAHIAAYIETPNGLIVRHYSLTSGPDETQYYKIAVRLSEFSRGGSRYWHQHIKVGDELEISYPKNHFPLSFKARHHVFYAAGIGITPFLSMIEELQEKGSSFELHYASKSKDICAFYDFLKQHYRDQTQFYFSKDQQRMNTHILENHRMGTHVYFCGPDSFITEFTDAAIRMGYTKMNIHFERFTPPQPKNLKPFLVELKDGHLISVNKDQTLLNALHEHGVQVPYSCQVGRCGTCEVRVREGEIEHFDSFLNDEQQKSNAMILTCVSRAKSDKVVLEI is encoded by the coding sequence TTGTATAAAGAAAAAACGATACGGGTATTTGTGAAATCGATTGATAAGGAGACAGAAAATGTAAAACGCTTCGCTTTAGCGGCGCTTGATGGAAACCTGCTCCCGAAATTTAGTGGAGGTGCGCATATTGCTGCATACATCGAAACGCCTAACGGATTGATCGTAAGACACTATTCTTTGACAAGCGGTCCAGATGAAACGCAATATTACAAGATAGCTGTCAGGTTGAGCGAATTTTCTAGGGGCGGGTCTCGATATTGGCATCAGCATATAAAGGTTGGCGATGAGCTGGAAATCAGTTATCCAAAGAATCACTTCCCGCTCAGTTTTAAAGCGAGGCATCATGTGTTTTATGCGGCTGGGATTGGTATAACTCCCTTTTTATCAATGATAGAAGAACTTCAAGAGAAAGGTTCTTCATTTGAGCTTCATTATGCTTCAAAGTCAAAAGACATTTGTGCTTTTTATGACTTTTTAAAACAACACTATCGGGACCAAACTCAATTCTATTTTTCTAAAGATCAGCAACGTATGAACACGCACATTTTAGAAAATCACAGAATGGGAACGCACGTATATTTCTGCGGTCCTGACTCCTTTATAACTGAATTTACAGATGCGGCAATTCGAATGGGCTACACCAAGATGAATATCCACTTTGAACGTTTCACACCGCCGCAGCCAAAGAATCTTAAACCTTTTCTAGTAGAATTAAAAGATGGCCATCTAATTTCTGTTAATAAAGATCAAACCCTTTTAAATGCTCTCCATGAACATGGAGTCCAAGTCCCTTATTCATGCCAAGTTGGACGGTGCGGAACTTGTGAAGTGAGAGTAAGAGAAGGGGAAATCGAACATTTTGATTCATTTCTTAATGACGAGCAGCAGAAATCGAACGCCATGATCTTAACTTGTGTTTCACGGGCGAAATCAGATAAGGTAGTGTTAGAGATTTAG
- a CDS encoding VOC family protein codes for MRLDHTGIAVRRIDEAIEFYTNVLGGKLTERYTSEKPGVETHIAVIELENQVIELLEPTSRTSPVERFIRQKGKGVHHLAYEVDDLLETIKDFENRGFTFLKDTYRTNPFGRRLIYMNPIHSQGQIIELCDYPEKKE; via the coding sequence ATGAGACTGGATCATACAGGAATCGCTGTTCGGCGGATAGATGAAGCGATTGAATTTTATACAAATGTATTAGGCGGGAAGTTGACTGAACGTTATACGAGTGAAAAGCCTGGAGTTGAGACGCACATCGCAGTAATTGAATTGGAGAATCAAGTGATTGAACTGCTTGAACCGACCAGCAGAACATCTCCTGTTGAGCGATTCATCCGTCAAAAAGGGAAAGGCGTGCATCATCTAGCTTATGAAGTGGACGATCTTCTCGAAACCATAAAAGACTTTGAGAATAGAGGATTTACTTTTTTAAAGGATACGTACCGGACAAATCCGTTTGGCAGAAGATTAATTTACATGAACCCGATTCACTCACAAGGGCAGATCATAGAGTTATGTGATTATCCTGAGAAAAAAGAATAG
- a CDS encoding DUF3445 domain-containing protein, whose protein sequence is MKWTTNLEQFPYPFKGSTYRYSNNSIPMKSPISIEITPSYMEEMQLKRDLLTHHSERCYQSLPHTFTGQWEIVDLVIDHLVSAYPQHFSLQKSDNEWTFHNKLFNEVHFFTFGDNSTLPFEPLHFISRHVQEDLIYMMQRDGDLYLDAGQLCFPANWSLAFNLGMAFKSIHHPIPGFNEEGLDARIMQFLLRLEAGNPWERKNWSLMAGDRLDTSIETFDEWGKLRKQVTKENTGELVHLRIEVQKLFRLPRTNSILFTIHTHLLSLENLTSNPAWLQQFYDILSELPSQIYDYKGISLYRDEVLAYLSERMKSEKVL, encoded by the coding sequence ATGAAGTGGACGACCAATTTGGAACAGTTTCCGTATCCGTTTAAAGGTTCAACTTATCGCTATTCGAATAACTCCATACCGATGAAAAGTCCGATCAGTATCGAAATTACTCCAAGTTACATGGAAGAGATGCAGTTGAAAAGGGATCTGTTAACCCATCATTCTGAACGTTGTTATCAATCATTGCCACATACGTTTACAGGGCAGTGGGAGATTGTAGATTTAGTGATCGATCATCTTGTTAGCGCGTACCCTCAACATTTTTCATTACAAAAATCCGATAACGAGTGGACTTTCCACAATAAGCTTTTTAATGAAGTGCATTTCTTTACATTTGGCGACAACAGCACACTTCCATTTGAACCGCTGCATTTTATCAGTCGTCATGTACAGGAGGATTTGATCTACATGATGCAAAGGGATGGGGATCTTTATCTGGATGCGGGTCAGCTTTGCTTTCCGGCAAACTGGTCGCTCGCATTTAATTTAGGAATGGCGTTTAAAAGCATCCACCATCCGATTCCCGGTTTTAATGAAGAAGGTTTAGATGCGAGAATTATGCAATTTCTTTTGAGGCTGGAAGCGGGTAACCCTTGGGAGCGGAAAAACTGGTCGCTCATGGCGGGGGATCGACTCGATACATCAATTGAAACGTTTGATGAGTGGGGTAAGTTAAGAAAACAAGTAACAAAGGAGAATACAGGCGAACTCGTCCACTTAAGGATTGAAGTTCAGAAATTGTTCCGATTACCAAGAACGAACAGCATCCTTTTTACGATTCATACACATCTTTTATCCTTAGAAAATTTAACTTCTAATCCAGCGTGGCTGCAGCAGTTTTACGACATACTATCCGAGCTTCCATCACAGATTTATGACTATAAAGGAATTTCTTTATACCGTGATGAGGTCTTGGCGTATTTAAGTGAACGGATGAAAAGTGAGAAAGTCCTATGA